In a single window of the Drosophila subpulchrella strain 33 F10 #4 breed RU33 chromosome X, RU_Dsub_v1.1 Primary Assembly, whole genome shotgun sequence genome:
- the LOC119557234 gene encoding putative gustatory receptor 2a isoform X1, translating into MDTLRALDPLHRVCQVCNLWPWRLVPPPDTEGILLRRSRWLELYGWTVLTVASGFTAYGLFRESSVEDKSQEDGVESSTISNIGHTVDFIQLVGMRVAHLAALLEALWQRQVQRDFYAELGEIDHQLSEALRVDVEGVRLQMRRQTTRRAVWMLWGYAVSQFLILGAKLLAPGHRFPVYWISYLLPMLVCGLRYFQIFTATQIVRQRLDVLLVALQQLQLQQKSPAVDAEPEEHAHLEHAAMERLMAVRLVYQRVWALVALLNRCYGLSMLMQVGNDFLAITSNCYWMFLNFRQSSASPLDILQIVASALWSAPHLGNVLVLSLLCDRTAQCATRLALCLHQVDVDLRNESHNALVSTFYHSVYIPLLIPFLPQITQFSLQLLHQRLHFSAAGFFNVDCTLLYTIVGATTTYLIILIQFHMSESSMGGGSNGG; encoded by the exons ATGGATACGCTGAGGGCACTCGATCCGCTGCACCGCGTCTGCCAGGTGTGCAACCTGTGGCCGTGGCGCCTCGTCCCGCCGCCAGACACGGAGGGCATCCTGCTACGCCGATCACGCTGGCTGGAGCTCTACGGCTGGACCGTGCTGACGGTGGCCAGCGGCTTCACTGCCTACGGCCTCTTCCGGGAGAGCAGCGTCGAGGATAAGTCACAGGAGGATGGAGTGGAATCTTCGACCATTTCCAACATTGGTCACACGGTGGACTTCATCCAGCTGGTGGGCATGCGGGTGGCCCACCTGGCCGCCCTGCTCGAGGCTCTGTGGCAGCGGCAGGTGCAGCGGGATTTCTATGCGGAGTTGGGTGAGATCGACCACCAGCTATCCGAGGCCTTGAGGGTGGACGTGGAGGGCGTTCGCCTCCAGATGCGCCGGCAGACGACGCGCCGGGCTGTGTGGATGTTGTGGGGCTATGCGGTCAGTCAGTTTCTCATCCTGGGCGCCAAGCTGCTCGCCCCGGGCCACCGCTTCCCGGTGTACTGGATCAGCTACCTACTTCCCATGCTCGTTTGCGGTTTGCGCTACTTTCAGATCTTCACCGCCACCCAGATTGTGCGTCAGCGCCTGGACGTGCTCCTGGTGGCCCTGCAGCAGCTCCAGCTGCAGCAGAAGAGCCCCGCTGTGGACGCGGAGCCAGAGGAGCACGCCCATCTCGAGCACGCGGCCATGGAGCGGCTGATGGCCGTCAGACTCGTTTACCAGCGGGTGTGGGCCCTGGTGGCCCTGCTGAACCGCTGCTACGGTCTCTCCATGCTGATGCAGGTGGGCAACGACTTCCTGGCCATCACCTCCAACTGCTACTGGATGTTCCTCAACTTCCGACAGTCGTCGGCTTCGCCCTTAGACATCCTTCAGATCGTGGCCAGCGCATTGTGGTCTGCCCCCCACCTGGGCAACGTGCTCGTCCTGTCGCTGCTCTGCGACCGAACTGCCCAGTGT GCCACTCGCCTGGCCCTGTGCCTGCACCAGGTGGATGTGGATCTGAGGAACGAGAGCCACAATGCTCTGGTGAGTACATTCTACCATTCTGTCTACATCCCCTTGCTAATCCCCTTTCTTCCCCAGATCACCCAGTTCTCACTGCAGCTGCTCCACCAGCGGCTCCACTTCAGCGCTGCTGGTTTCTTTAATGTGGACTGCACGCTTCTCTACACG ATCGTGGGTGCCACCACCACATACCTGATTATCCTGATCCAGTTCCACATGAGCGAGTCCTCCATGGGCGGCGGATCGAATGGAGGGTAG
- the LOC119557234 gene encoding putative gustatory receptor 2a isoform X2, translating into MDTLRALDPLHRVCQVCNLWPWRLVPPPDTEGILLRRSRWLELYGWTVLTVASGFTAYGLFRESSVEDKSQEDGVESSTISNIGHTVDFIQLVGMRVAHLAALLEALWQRQVQRDFYAELGEIDHQLSEALRVDVEGVRLQMRRQTTRRAVWMLWGYAVSQFLILGAKLLAPGHRFPVYWISYLLPMLVCGLRYFQIFTATQIVRQRLDVLLVALQQLQLQQKSPAVDAEPEEHAHLEHAAMERLMAVRLVYQRVWALVALLNRCYGLSMLMQVGNDFLAITSNCYWMFLNFRQSSASPLDILQIVASALWSAPHLGNVLVLSLLCDRTAQCATRLALCLHQVDVDLRNESHNALITQFSLQLLHQRLHFSAAGFFNVDCTLLYTIVGATTTYLIILIQFHMSESSMGGGSNGG; encoded by the exons ATGGATACGCTGAGGGCACTCGATCCGCTGCACCGCGTCTGCCAGGTGTGCAACCTGTGGCCGTGGCGCCTCGTCCCGCCGCCAGACACGGAGGGCATCCTGCTACGCCGATCACGCTGGCTGGAGCTCTACGGCTGGACCGTGCTGACGGTGGCCAGCGGCTTCACTGCCTACGGCCTCTTCCGGGAGAGCAGCGTCGAGGATAAGTCACAGGAGGATGGAGTGGAATCTTCGACCATTTCCAACATTGGTCACACGGTGGACTTCATCCAGCTGGTGGGCATGCGGGTGGCCCACCTGGCCGCCCTGCTCGAGGCTCTGTGGCAGCGGCAGGTGCAGCGGGATTTCTATGCGGAGTTGGGTGAGATCGACCACCAGCTATCCGAGGCCTTGAGGGTGGACGTGGAGGGCGTTCGCCTCCAGATGCGCCGGCAGACGACGCGCCGGGCTGTGTGGATGTTGTGGGGCTATGCGGTCAGTCAGTTTCTCATCCTGGGCGCCAAGCTGCTCGCCCCGGGCCACCGCTTCCCGGTGTACTGGATCAGCTACCTACTTCCCATGCTCGTTTGCGGTTTGCGCTACTTTCAGATCTTCACCGCCACCCAGATTGTGCGTCAGCGCCTGGACGTGCTCCTGGTGGCCCTGCAGCAGCTCCAGCTGCAGCAGAAGAGCCCCGCTGTGGACGCGGAGCCAGAGGAGCACGCCCATCTCGAGCACGCGGCCATGGAGCGGCTGATGGCCGTCAGACTCGTTTACCAGCGGGTGTGGGCCCTGGTGGCCCTGCTGAACCGCTGCTACGGTCTCTCCATGCTGATGCAGGTGGGCAACGACTTCCTGGCCATCACCTCCAACTGCTACTGGATGTTCCTCAACTTCCGACAGTCGTCGGCTTCGCCCTTAGACATCCTTCAGATCGTGGCCAGCGCATTGTGGTCTGCCCCCCACCTGGGCAACGTGCTCGTCCTGTCGCTGCTCTGCGACCGAACTGCCCAGTGT GCCACTCGCCTGGCCCTGTGCCTGCACCAGGTGGATGTGGATCTGAGGAACGAGAGCCACAATGCTCTG ATCACCCAGTTCTCACTGCAGCTGCTCCACCAGCGGCTCCACTTCAGCGCTGCTGGTTTCTTTAATGTGGACTGCACGCTTCTCTACACG ATCGTGGGTGCCACCACCACATACCTGATTATCCTGATCCAGTTCCACATGAGCGAGTCCTCCATGGGCGGCGGATCGAATGGAGGGTAG
- the LOC119557227 gene encoding uncharacterized protein LOC119557227, whose translation MLRAFLRPSMKRMSRRPVSDEQKAQAQAQMRTRNRNHNHNHNHNHNHNQNQNQHQNQGEELEQVEVYMSVATVSTLTLAQVQSRPLVQPEPQPQPLPEPQELAEQQEQLEQQEVEVKVMDEKQDKESQSQSEPEPEAETEAEAEVLESGAQGDNEQSDNEAGPATAPVSSTSEGQADAGDPAQLKALAGRQQIVRLLTRLGDGAGAEGDGEANQIVMELLGGSDSPTPLPSPSAIERVSEQLLHVLRERTLMEAGISIGNERYRCFKCVLQNYAKIYAARHFMEQLPQLEQLGQDMEADEERELFARVVAEEVLQIPMLLRQLWSSLEKMEFFNEDTAFKAYLEARRHPQARILCELMLTRISRVFLCIVSSTFFLDFTEHELTHILRNCYLSVNSEIEIFLSVVLWLEHNWFERGECAERILTEVRFALMPTWYLCTLDRANRCRHFSRVIQNPGVQRMIAQGLEDAVTLQSKPRPSGAAGGPTTTTGVHPLLQQSQNLEENHLARDWIADTECRHHHKRHCERFVYPTYDVFKEYLARIICCAPNYWRTFRPAQEVYRSDFRCCSPPHFN comes from the exons ATGTTGCGAGCCTTTCTGCGTCCAAGCATGAAGCGAATGTCACGCCGGCCCGTCTCCGACGAGCAGAAGGCCCAGGCGCAGGCCCAGATGCGCACCCGCAACCGCAACCATAACCATAACCATAACCACAACCACAACCACAACCAGAACCAGAACCAACATCAAAATCAAGGCGAAGAACTGGAGCAGGTAGAGGTCTATATGTCGGTGGCCACCGTCTCTACGTTGACTTTAGCTCAAGTTCAGTCGCGTCCGCTTGTGCAGCCAGAGCCTCAGCCCCAGCCTCTGCCTGAGCCGCAGGAGCTAGCGGAACAACAGGAGCAACTTGAGCAACAGGAAGTAGAGGTAAAGGTGATGGACGAAAAACAGGACAAGGAGTCCCAATCCCAGTCCGAGCCGGAGCCGGAGGCGGAGACGGAGGCAGAGGCAGAAGTCCTCGAGAGCGGCGCCCAGGGCGATAACGAACAGTCGGACAACGAGGCGGGTCCCGCAACCGCCCCTGTCTCTTCGACCAGCGAGGGTCAGGCCGACGCTGGCGATCCTGCCCAGCTGAAGGCGCTGGCCGGGCGCCAGCAGATCGTGCGGCTGCTCACCCGTCTAGGCGACGGCGCCGGAGCCGAGGGCGATGGCGAGGCTAACCAAATTGTGATGGAGCTGCTCGGCGGTAGCGACAGTCCCACACCCCTGCCGTCGCCGTCGGCCATTGAGCGCGTCTCCGAGCAGCTGCTCCACGTGCTGCGCGAGCGCACACTGATGGAGGCGGGCATATCCATTGGAAATGAGCGTTACCGCTGCTTCAAGTGCGTGCTGCAGAACTACGCCAAGATCTATGCGGCGCGCCACTTTATGGAGCAACTGCCACAGCTGGAGCAGCTTGGACAGGACATGGAAGCGGACGAGGAGCGGGAGCTGTTCGCTCGTGTCGTGGCAGAGGAGGTGCTGCAGATCCCGATGCTGCTGCGCCAGTTGTGGTCGTCGCTGGAGAAGATGGAGTTCTTCAACGAGGACACCGCATTCAAGGCCTATCTGGAGGCCCGTCGCCACCCGCAGGCGCGCATCCTGTGCGAGCTGATGCTCACCCGCATCTCACGCGTCTTCCTCTGCATTGTCAGCTCCACCTTCTTCCTGGACTTTACCGAGCACGAGCTCACCCACATCCTGCGCAACTGCTACCTTAGCGTTAACTCGGAAATTGAG ATCTTCCTTTCGGTGGTCCTTTGGCTGGAGCACAACTGGTTTGAGCGGGGTGAGTGCGCCGAGCGCATCCTGACCGAGGTGCGCTTCGCCCTGATGCCTACTTGGTACCTGTGCACCCTGGACAGGGCCAACCGCTGCCGCCACTTCTCCCGTGTGATCCAGAATCCCGGAGTGCAGCGCATGATTGCCCAAGGCCTTGA GGATGCCGTGACCCTCCAGAGCAAGCCCCGCCCTAGTGGTGCCGCGGGGGgccccaccaccaccactgGCGTTCACCCACTGCTGCAGCAGTCCCAGAATCTGGAGGAGAACCACTTGGCGCGCGACTGGATCGCTGATACCGAGTGCCGTCACCACCACAAGCGCCACTGCGAGCGCTTCGTTTACCCCACCTATGATGTGTTCAAGGAGTACCTGGCCAGGATCATCTGCTGCGCGCCCAACTACTGGCGCACCTTCCGCCCCGCCCAGGAGGTGTACCGCAGCGACTTCCGCTGCTGCTCGCCGCCCCACTTCAACTAG
- the LOC119557220 gene encoding leucine-rich PPR motif-containing protein, mitochondrial — MQRARLLQSVWRSVGQLPGRRASSVSLGLRYAMTPMTWMPPAAPPLQRRFLATSGVLGAADRRSRRPASSERPEVSVEDVWSQLEAYYQQHSLLNYEHCQRVLEHLQSTPTAQGVSVEQLHFLLGSCVPELLPAQSAQERLQLFQGLWAQLLKLGHPTLVHYHTRLQVLRQNRLPLPDHRSLLAEIAVYHGAADAALYSALLDVAGSAGNMRMATELLTEMRERSFALTEHNFHALLLGHARNGDLAGAESVLASMRAAGIQPGSSTQALWFEALVENGQVAQAKELLQTEAGFTAPQLLQMLRGVLASKNVDTELAQHLVKELPREFLTGLDMPPAIRSLCIQLVHQGRTQVAIQLVAALPAPKFGGQNQNVDEYGALLLQEFFRAHVPLQQTLQFASELVQRNQNARALHLVTELALRRLPSSALQCLEVLSEAGEELRPHYFWPLILHHHRREGESGMLRLVAEMQRLRVECDEETLRQYLLPHLKQTLTQPLEAVKSLESVGVKPSLTLGPVISHLLQQQQMAEVLELLKRYPTRLDLSTLLQPLSSLAVNARATKRFDLFAQVIQALQQKALQRGEDFVGALLLQMTGPQTRLRQDPSSLRRFLHELRRLELQLSPAASEALLSLARQSTEDTELIQDLAKTLQKMRNSQVALPADTASLNGGFIKHPRDMSLDELECHLVELESKQLNPRGVLRRLLQLSVRSGRLERAQQLLAKCQALKVQTSAGMMASILDLHIKLRDLPSAQKSLERLSSTYPAFQIDEHKLIDYAALLVHGQQLEAAKQLLKRRAEQHKVVGGDYVIKNVWQLLTNVAQLAASQNPSAESPKQTNLTLETLDFLRGLGYCQSHNALLGPVVREWLLKGDLDAAVAEFQRLANNHKHTPLQFELLSLLVRLGNGDEQELARFPGTTAESAQQHLAAVTATVSRVHGAANMNSALLLALAESGKETQLRRLIINPEFRINHELLVKNCEHLGQEGAVRTLLRLARGVRGVQRTIDEQKIYDLLLAQFCRSNDYEAALDLFERLEADDELKVSQEFLRNLVQLLQVNSVEIPSGIALRAQIR, encoded by the exons ATGCAGCGAGCAAGACTGTTGCAGAGTGTGTGGCGGTCAGTGGGCCAACTGCCAGGACGCAGGGCATCCTCCGTCAGTCTGGGATTGCGTTATGCAATGACGCCGATGACTTGGATGCCGCCAGCAGCTCCGCCACTGCAGCGGAGGTTTCTGGCCACCAGCGGCGTCCTCGGTGCGGCTGACAGAAGAAGCCGCCGCCCCGCCTCCTCCGAAAGGCCGGAAGTCAGCGTTGAGGATGTGTGGTCGCAGCTGGAGGCATACTACCAGCAGCACAGCCTGCTAAACTACGAGCACTGCCAGCGCGTGCTGGAGCACCTGCAGAGCACGCCGACGGCCCAGGGAGTGAGCGTCGAGCAGCTGCACTTCCTCCTGGGCTCGTGCGTGCCCGAGCTGCTGCCCGCCCAGAGCGCCCAGGAGCGACTGCAGCTCTTCCAGGGCCTCTGGGCGCAACTCCTCAAACTGGGACACCCCACACTGGTTCACTACCACACCAGGCTACAGGTGCTGCGCCAGAACCGCCTGCCCTTGCCCGATCATCGCTCCCTGCTAGCCGAGATTGCCGTTTACCACGGAGCCGCCGACGCCGCCCTGTACAGTGCTCTCCTAGACGTGGCCGGTTCCGCAGGGAACATGCGCATGGCAACCGAGCTGCTGACCGAGATGCGTGAGCGAAGCTTTGCCCTAACGGAGCACAACTTTCACGCCCTGCTCCTGGGCCACGCACGCAACGGGGACCTCGCCGGGGCAGAGTCCGTCCTGGCCAGCATGCGGGCCGCTGGAATACAGCCCGGCAGCAGCACCCAGGCTCTGTGGTTCGAAGCACTCGTGGAGAACGGCCAGGTGGCCCAGGCCAAGGAGCTGCTGCAGACGGAGGCGGGATTCACCGCTCCCCAGCTGCTTCAGATGCTGCGTGGAGTGCTGGCCAGCAAGAATGTGGACACGGAGCTGGCCCAGCATCTGGTCAAGGAACTGCCGCGAGAATTCCTAACCGGCCTTGACATGCCGCCCGCAATCAGGAGTCTGTGCATCCAGCTGGTGCACCAGGGACGCACCCAAGTGGCCATCCAACTCGTGGCTGCTTTGCCCGCTCCTAAATTCGGGGGCCAGAACCAAAACGTCGATGAGTATGGCGCACTGCTGCTGCAGGAGTTCTTCCGAGCTCACGTCCCATTGCAGCAAACACTACAGTTCGCCAGTGAACTGGTCCAGCGGAATCAGAATGCCCGCGCCCTGCATTTGGTGACTGAGTTGGCCCTGCGTCGGTTGCCCTCATCCGCGCTCCAGTGCCTGGAGGTGCTGTCCGAAGCCGGCGAGGAGCTGCGCCCACACTATTTCTGGCCCCTGATCCTGCACCACCACCGGCGGGAGGGCGAGAGCGGCATGCTGCGCCTGGTGGCCGAAATGCAGCGCCTGCGCGTGGAGTGCGACGAGGAGACCTTGCGCCAGTATCTGCTTCCCCACCTCAAGCAAACGCTGACGCAGCCCTTGGAGGCTGTGAAATCACTGGAGTCGGTGGGTGTGAAGCCTTCGCTAACCCTGGGACCGGTCATTAGCCACCTGCTACAGCAACAGCAGATGGCCGAGGTGCTGGAGTTGCTCAAGCGGTATCCGACGCGCCTAGACCTTTCCACGCTACTCCAACCGCTATCATCGCTGGCGGTGAATGCCCGTGCCACCAAGCGCTTCGACCTTTTCGCGCAGGTCATCCAGGCCCTGCAGCAGAAGGCTCTCCAGCGGGGCGAGGACTTCGTGGGCGCCTTGCTGCTGCAAATGACTGGACCGCAGACGCGCCTGCGCCAGGACCCCTCCTCACTGCGCCGCTTCCTGCACGAACTAAGACGCCTAGAGCTGCAGCTCTCGCCTGCGGCATCCGAAGCCCTACTCTCCTTGGCCCGGCAGTCCACCGAGGACACAGAGCTGATTCAGGATCTCGCCAAAACgctgcagaagatgcgaaacTCCCAGGTCGCCCTGCCGGCGGATACTGCCTCGCTCAACGGAGGGTTCATCAAGCATCCGCGCGACATGAGCCTAGACGAACTGGAGTGCCATCTGGTGGAGCTGGAGTCCAAGCAGCTGAATCCACGCGGCGTGCTGCGCCGCCTGCTGCAGCTCTCGGTGCGCAGTGGTCGCTTGGAGCGGGCCCAGCAGCTACTGGCCAAGTGCCAGGCTCTGAAGGTCCAGACGAGCGCAGGGATGATGGCCTCCATCCTGGACCTACACATTAAGTTACGTGACTTGCCGAGCGCCCAGAAAAGCCTGGAGCGCCTGAGTAGCACCTATCCAG CCTTTCAGATTGACGAGCACAAGTTGATCGACTACGCCGCCCTCTTGGTGCACGGTCAGCAgctggaggccgccaagcagtTGCTTAAGCGGCGCGCGGAGCAGCACAAGGTCGTTGGTGGCGACTATGTGATCAAGAATGTGTGGCAGCTGCTGACGAACGTGGCCCAGTTGGCCGCGTCGCAGAACCCAAGTGCGGAGAGCCCAAAGCAAACTAATCTGACCCTCGAGACGCTGGACTTCCTCCGAGGTCTCGGCTACTGCCAGTCACACAATGCCCTGCTGGGACCGGTGGTGCGCGAGTGGCTGCTGAAGGGCGACCTGGACGCGGCGGTGGCCGAATTCCAGCGGCTGGCCAACAATCACAAGCACACTCCCCTGCAGTTCGAGCTGCTGTCGCTGCTGGTGCGCCTTGGTAACGGTGATGAGCAAGAGCTGGCCCGTTTCCCCGGCACCACGGCCGAGTCCGCGCAGCAGCACCTGGCTGCGGTTACGGCGACGGTGAGTCGCGTCCACGGTGCGGCCAACATGAACAGCGCCCTGCTGCTCGCACTTGCCGAGTCCGGCAAGGAGACGCAGCTGCGCCGCCTGATCATCAACCCGGAGTTTCGCATCAACCACGAGCTGCTGGTGAAGAACTGCGAGCATTTGGGCCAGGAGGGCGCTGTGCGGACGCTGCTCCGGCTAGCGCGCGGAGTGAGGGGCGTGCAGCGGACCATCGACGAGCAGAAAATCTACGATCTGCTGCTGGCCCAGTTCTGCCGGAGCAACGACTACGAGGCGGCGCTGGATCTCTTCGAGCGCCTGGAGGCCGACGACGAGCTGAAGGTGTCGCAGGAGTTCCTGCGCAACCTGGTGCAGCTCCTGCAGGTGAACAGTGTTGAGATTCCCAGCGGCATCGCCCTACGCGCCCAGATTAGATAG